The nucleotide window TACCGCCCGCAAGAAATATATAAGTTGAGACCGACTTTTACACTAAAACGGAGAGTCCAGAACCAATCTGAAGAAGCGAAGCATGCGCTTGAAAGCTTTCTGAAAGAAAGCTACATCGGAAGCATACGCTATCACCGGATTTTTCCCTTGGACCAAGGGAATAAAGAAAATCTGGGGATAAGAGCGATCGAAAGATGGTACTGCAATCGGAGTAACCATGTGTAATAGTTGTAGTTCAACTTATATAGTTCGAAATTTTTCAAACATTGAAAGAGAAAGCCGAATATGCTAACGTCATAGATATGAGAACTCCAACGATACCTATGGCTTCGGAATTGAAACTGACTACGGTCTGCAATGCATTGGGTGATCCGATCCGCATGAAAATTGCACACTGCCTGGCCAGCTCTGGCGAGAAAAATTGTTCCGCCTTCGAAGTAGACCATATTTCTAAATCCACGTTGTCCCATCACATCAAAATTTTACGTGAAGC belongs to Paenibacillus sp. FSL H8-0079 and includes:
- a CDS encoding metalloregulator ArsR/SmtB family transcription factor; protein product: MASELKLTTVCNALGDPIRMKIAHCLASSGEKNCSAFEVDHISKSTLSHHIKILREAGVIQPRIEGKQHFYSLRKEELDVRFPGLVEMILNTTEEYVTQAPDKLN